In Vigna radiata var. radiata cultivar VC1973A unplaced genomic scaffold, Vradiata_ver6 scaffold_195, whole genome shotgun sequence, a single genomic region encodes these proteins:
- the LOC106779322 gene encoding uncharacterized protein LOC106779322 yields MLGYRDAWLIEQRPIIGLDGAFLKGRYGGELLTAVGRDANDQMLPLAYVVVEVENKDTWKWFLELVVEDLGGEEVSSSFTLMXDXQKGLLQAIQEVVPRVDQXFCVRHLYANFRKKFPGKQLKRLMWKAASTTQPQAWESEMRNIKQINDEAYKYLMKIPPRHWSRSRFSTVPRCDTLVNNMSEAFNSVLLHTRTKPTISMLEDIRIYLMKRWATNRSKIQSFSGDICPKIKTRLNKESLLTKHWIPCWSGQKLFEVRHVSQAGDKFVVNLDEHSCTCRKWAISGVPCCHSLSAIKFLNLQPEEFIPCYFRKTTYEETYNPIVYPINGQNMWEITPYVDVLPPQKR; encoded by the exons ATGTTGGGGTATCGAGATGCATGGCTTATAGAGCAAAGGCCAATTATTGGACTTGATGGTGCGTTTTTGAAAGGAAGATATGGTGGTGAATTATTAACTGCTGTTGGTAGAGATGCAAATGATCAAATGTTACCTCTAGCTTATGTCGTGGTGGAGGTAGAAAACAAGGATACGTGGAAATGGTTTCTTGAACTTGTTGTTGAAGATCTTGGTGGGGAGGAAGTGAGTTCATCATTTACATTGATGTNGGATCNGCAAAAG GGACTACTGCAAGCTATACAAGAAGTGGTGCCTCGAGTTGATCAANGTTTCTGTGTTAGGCACCTATACGctaattttagaaagaaattccCTGGAAAACAACTTAAGCGTTTGATGTGGAAGGCAGCATCAACAACTCAACCACAAGCATGGGAATCAGAAATGagaaatattaaacaaataaatgatgAAGCCTATAAATACTTGATGAAAATTCCTCCCAG ACACTGGTCACGTTCAAGATTTAGCACCGTACCTCGATGTGATACGTTGGTCAACAACATGTCTGAGGCTTTCAATAGTGTTTTACTGCATACAAGGACGAAACCAACCATAAGCATGTTGGAGGACATTCGCATATACTTGATGAAGAGATGGGCAACTAACAGGAGTAAAATACAATCATTTTCTGGGGACATTTGTCCTAAAATCAAAACTAGGCTAAACAAGGAGTCTCTGTTAACTAAACACTGGATTCCATG CTGGTCAGGACAGAAGCTTTTTGAAGTGCGCCATGTCTCCCAAGCTGGTGACAAGTTTGTTGTCAATTTAGATGAACATTCGTGTACATGCAGGAAGTGGGCTATCAGTGGCGTACCATGTTGCCACTCTTTGAGTGCTATTAAATTCCTAAATCTACAACCAGAGGAATTCATACCATGCTACTTTAGGAAGACAACATATGAAGAAACTTACAATCCAATTGTGTATCCAATTAATGGTCAGAACATGTGGGAGATTACCCCATATGTTGATGTGTTGCCTCCACAAAAAAGATAA